In a single window of the Magnolia sinica isolate HGM2019 chromosome 7, MsV1, whole genome shotgun sequence genome:
- the LOC131251085 gene encoding uncharacterized protein LOC131251085, whose translation MGLNLFDGSESSSSSDAEEISKIEIDQEFARRYEHNKRREDLHRLKELQKRGFVDGSDLNSDESSESDGYDDLVDSDGKDLEFYDALVKVKKMDPILDSKDSKLFDSENEDERGIEEGKKKKDKKPMYLKDVVAKHLIEEGAEFEEKDSGSKVKSYSDEQEEIRRSFLKAADEAFNGGNDDDDDDGGDLLVEKKKAEEESGSDGEIDKRLDEYFGDDGNLSENEMFLKSFLKNKMWVDREAGQKPTDEEIMEVLEDAEELEKQEKFELECQFRHEEGTGDRVLGHARFLEGSVRKKSNTRKEQRKRKEERQTLAELERKEELKHLKNVKKKEIMEKLEKIRAIAGIGEDGGCVLDVGDLEEDFNPEEYDKKMKEMFSEGYYDAEDPDPGFGSDCDLDDLKKPDFDKEDELLGLPKGWDVCRPGDGFLAVREKILKHKGDENDDEMSDGLKQDEEEERQDGKKKRKRGGFVAVREKILKHREDGNDDEILADPEQEEEGEEEEHRDGKRKRKHEISFQEKVALDKDLEEYYKLDYEDTIGDLKTRFKYMSVPSNRYGLNAAELLMADDKDLNQYVSLKKLAPYRQTEWKVSKLKRYDQKVKKKLLLQGGKANDLKVGRKGKSKHDSRAASSVPESSKQERTHLEESDGEAGDLSRRSKRRRRQAQLKLSQSRLKAYGKISPKPRSQKKH comes from the coding sequence ATGGGGTTGAATCTGTTCGACGGCTCGGAATCGTCCTCCTCCTCCGACGCCGAAGAGATATCCAAGATCGAGATCGACCAGGAATTCGCCCGCCGGTACGAGCACAACAAGCGCCGCGAAGATCTCCACCGTCTCAAGGAGCTGCAGAAGCGTGGCTTCGTCGACGGCTCAGATCTTAATTCCGACGAATCGTCGGAATCTGACGGCTACGATGATCTGGTGGACTCCGATGGGAAGGATCTGGAATTCTACGATGCGCTTGTGAAAGTGAAGAAGATGGACCCGATTCTTGATAGTAAGGATTCAAAGCTCTTTGATTCGGAGAATGAAGATGAGCGCGGAATCgaggaagggaagaagaagaaggataaaAAGCCAATGTATTTGAAGGATGTCGTCGCGAAGCATTTGATAGAAGAGGGAGCGGAATTCGAAGAGAAGGATTCGGGATCGAAGGTGAAGAGCTACAGCGACGAGCAAGAGGAGATCCGACGGTCATTCTTGAAGGCAGCTGACGAGGCTTTTAATGGTGGCaacgacgacgacgatgatgatggcGGGGATTTGCTCGTTGAGAAGAAGAAGGCGGAAGAAGAGTCCGGGAGTGATGGGGAGATCGATAAGCGTTTGGATGAGTATTTCGGTGATGACGGGAACTTGAGTGAGAATGAGATGTTCTTGAAGAGTTTCTTGAAGAACAAGATGTGGGTCGATAGGGAAGCGGGCCAGAAGCCGACAGATGAGGAGATTATGGAGGTTTTGGAGGATGCGGAGGAGTTAGAGAAGCAGGAGAAGTTCGAATTGGAATGTCAGTTTAGGCATGAGGAGGGGACTGGTGACCGGGTGCTGGGCCATGCGAGGTTTTTGGAAGGGTCTGTTAGGAAGAAATCGAACACTAGGAAAGagcagaggaagaggaaggaggaGAGGCAGACATTGGCAGAGTTGGAGAGGAAGgaggagctgaagcatctgaagaatgtgaagaagaaggagattatGGAGAAGCTTGAAAAGATACGGGCCATTGCGGGGATTGGAGAGGATGGGGGATGTGTATTAGATGTGGGTGATCTGGAGGAGGATTTCAATCCGGAAGAATACGATAAGAAGATGAAAGAGATGTTCAGTGAGGGGTATTATGATGCAGAGGACCCTGATCCAGGCTTCGGAAGCGACTGTGATCTGGATGATCTCAAAAAGCCTGATTTTGATAAGGAAGATGAGTTGCTTGGGCTTCCAAAGGGCTGGGATGTGTGCAGGCCTGGGGATGGGTTCTTAGCTGTGAGGGAGAAAATCTTAAAGCATAAGGGAGATGAGAATGATGATGAGATGTCCGATGGCCTCAAgcaagatgaggaagaagagcgTCAAGATGGTAAGAAGAAAAGGAAGCGGGGTGGTTTTGTAGCTGTAAGGGAGAAAATCCTAAAGCATAGGGAAGATGGGAATGATGATGAAATTTTGGCAGACCCAgagcaagaagaagaaggagaagaagaagagcatcGGGATGGTAAGAGGAAAAGGAAGCATGAGATTTCCTTTCAGGAGAAGGTCGCTCTTGATAAGGATTTGGAGGAATATTATAAGTTGGACTATGAAGACACCATTGGGGACTTGAAGACACGGTTTAAGTACATGTCGGTGCCTTCCAACAGATACGGATTGAATGCTGCGGAGTTACTAATGGCGGATGACAAGGATTTGAACCAGTATGTTTCTTTGAAAAAGCTCGCCCCGTATAGGCAAACTGAATGGAAGGTATCCAAGCTGAAGAGATATGACCAGAAAGTGAAGAAGAAGCTACTGCTTCAAGGAGGGAAAGCAAATGATCTGAAGGTTGGTAGGAAGGGTAAATCGAAGCATGATAGTCGTGCAGCTTCTTCGGTTCCAGAGTCTTCAAAGCAAGAGAGGACTCATTTGGAGGAATCGGATGGTGAAGCGGGTGATTTGTCTAGGCGAAGCAAGAGAAGACGCCGGCAAGCTCAACTTAAGCTATCACAGTCGAGGCTCAAGGCATACGGAAAGATCTCCCCTAAACCCAGAAGTCAGAAAAAGCATTGA